TAGATTGAAAAAAAAGTGCCGAAAATTACTTGAAACCATAAAATAATCGTAAAAGTGATTCGAATCAAGCGAACGATACCACTTAATTTTGGTTGATTCATATCCGTCATGATCAATTGCCGCTGTTTTAACGAAATCCTTCGTTTGGATAGAATAATAAAAGCTGTTGAAATCATCATGATCCCTAAACCGCCAATTTGAAAAAGAATTTCCAACAGAATCACTCCGCGGTCATTAAAAACAGAATTGATATCAAAAGTAGATAAACCTGTAACACTTACGGTACTGATTGCCATAAAAAGCATATCAATAAAACCAACTTGAGATCCTGGTTCCCTAAAAAAAGGGAGGCAAAATAACAAATAAGAAATAACTGTCATAATTATATAGTAAGAAACAATAATTTGAATTGATGAAAAATGAGTAGAAATAAAACGTCTTCCTTTGCGCTGAGCCAGCCATAAAAGCCGAAATCGATTCATAATGGACCTCCTGAACATCGTTAAAATAAGTATAGCAGAAATTAAATGATGGGCAAACAAAGAATAAACACTTAGAAGAAATAAGAAATTGATTAAAAAAAAAGAGAATATAGCACAAATCATGCAGAAAATGTTATTTTATTGTGAGAGGAGTAACATTCTTATGTTTGTTTTTTGAAATATAAGGAAAAGAATTGAATTTGAATACTTATTTTTTTATCCATAAATGTGATTTTTTTCACATTCAGTGAAGGTAGTGTCAAATTTAAGCTGAATAAATAAGTGTTGTAGGACTAAAAATTACTGAGGTGGGGAAAAAATGAAAAAAGTCATCATGAGTTTACTATCATTGAGTTTGTTTGCAGGACTTGCGGTAGGTTGTAGCAGTGACCAAGACAAAACAACAAAGAAAAGTAAAGAATCCAAAGAAAGCACAGAAGTTACTTCTGGGGCATCAGCCAATGGCTATACAGATTTAAGCGATCTAGAAGATCAATATGATATCGTGATCATTGGTGCAGGTGGCGCTGGAATGACAGCGGCTTTACAAGCAAAAGAAGCGGGAATGAATCCAGCTATTCTAGAAAAAATGCCTGTTGCAGGTGGAAACACGATTAAATCGTCTTCAGGGATGAACGCTTCTGAAACAAAATACCAAAAAGAAGAAGGAATCACGGATAGCAACGATAAATTCTTTGAAGAAACACTAAAAGGTGGAAAAGGAACGAACGATAAAGAACTATTACGCTTTTTCGTAGATCATTCAGCAGATGCAATCGATTGGTTAGATACTAAGGGGATTGAACTTAGCAATTTAACAATCACAGGTGGAATGAGCGAAAAACGTACACATCGTCCAGCTGATGGCTCTGCAATCGGTGGCTACTTAGTAGACGGACTTGTTCGCAATGTTAAAGAAGAAAAAATTCCACTTTTTGTGAATGCAAACGTAACTGAAATTACTGAAAAAGACGGTCAAGTGAACGGTGTCAAAGTCAAACTAAACGATAAAGAAACCAAAGAAATCAAATCAAATGCTGTAATCGTTACAACTGGCGGTTTTGGTGCGAATAAAGAAATGCTTGAAAAATACGATCCAAAACTAAAAGATTATGTAACCACAAATCAAGAAGGAACAACTGGTGATGGTATCAAGATGATCGAAAAACTTGGTGGTGCCACAGTAGATATGAAAGAAATTCAAATCCATCCAACTGTTCAACAAGACAAATCATTCTTGATCGGTGAAGTTGTACGTGGGGAAGGAGCTATTTTAGCTTCACAAGAAGGAACTCGTTTTGTCAATGAAATGGATACACGTGATAAAGTTTCTGCTGCAATCACAGCTTTACCAGAAAAATCAGCATATTTGGTCTTTGATCAAGGTGTTCGTGATCGTGCTAAAGCAATTGATTTTTATGATGAACAAGGTTTTGTTGTAGAAGGCGAAACGATTGAAGAACTAGCGAAGAAAATCGATATGCCAGAAGCAAAACTAAAAGAAACCATTGATTTATGGAACAAAGATGTAAAAGCAAAATCTGATACTCAATATAACCGTGCAACAGGGATGGATCACGATTTATCAACAGGTCCTTACTATGCAATCAAAATCGCACCAGGCATCCATCATACAATGGGCGGTGTAAAAATCAATACCAAAACAGAAGTATTGAAAGAAGACGGAGCACCAATCAAAGGTTTGTACGCCGCAGGTGAAGTAACTGGTGGCTTGCATGGTGCAAACCGTATCGGCGGAAATGCTGTAGCAGATATTATCATCTTTGGTCGCCAATCTGGAACAGAAGCGGCGAACTTTGCTTCAACACAAAAATAAATAAGTTTAAAAGGACTAATAGAATAAAACGTTCGCGTTTGTCTATTGGTTCTTTTTTACATAAAATCGAGTGTTCATTAAAAACTAAGAAAGCAATTTTTCAAAAATACTGCTTTTTTATCAAAAATATAGTAAAATACGAGAGGAACTAAACGAGAGGTGACGACGAAGGAATGGCACAATTATTTTTTAAATATGGCGCAATGAACAGTGGTAAAACGATCGAGATCTTAAAAGTAGCTCATAATTATGAAGAACAAGACAAACCAGTTGTGATTATGACTAGTGGACTTGATACTAGAGATGGCGTTGGTGTCGTTTCAAGCCGCATC
This sequence is a window from Enterococcus sp. 7F3_DIV0205. Protein-coding genes within it:
- a CDS encoding flavocytochrome c; the protein is MKKVIMSLLSLSLFAGLAVGCSSDQDKTTKKSKESKESTEVTSGASANGYTDLSDLEDQYDIVIIGAGGAGMTAALQAKEAGMNPAILEKMPVAGGNTIKSSSGMNASETKYQKEEGITDSNDKFFEETLKGGKGTNDKELLRFFVDHSADAIDWLDTKGIELSNLTITGGMSEKRTHRPADGSAIGGYLVDGLVRNVKEEKIPLFVNANVTEITEKDGQVNGVKVKLNDKETKEIKSNAVIVTTGGFGANKEMLEKYDPKLKDYVTTNQEGTTGDGIKMIEKLGGATVDMKEIQIHPTVQQDKSFLIGEVVRGEGAILASQEGTRFVNEMDTRDKVSAAITALPEKSAYLVFDQGVRDRAKAIDFYDEQGFVVEGETIEELAKKIDMPEAKLKETIDLWNKDVKAKSDTQYNRATGMDHDLSTGPYYAIKIAPGIHHTMGGVKINTKTEVLKEDGAPIKGLYAAGEVTGGLHGANRIGGNAVADIIIFGRQSGTEAANFASTQK